One Nicotiana tomentosiformis chromosome 1, ASM39032v3, whole genome shotgun sequence genomic window, AGCTCATCTGAGTCCGATTTGGTTTCTCTCACTCGTGAATTTCTCAGGGTATCAGAGCGGAGGTTCTAATCCTTAGATCAAAGTCATTTTTAATCCAAAAAACTCAAGGTTCAGCTTCTCCTTTTTGACCTAATCCTTTCATTCACTGAAGAAGCATGTTGAGGTCAATTCTGAAGCCTTCTATTGAGATTGGTTATACACACATGTATTTATCTTTCCTTTACTAGTTGTTAGTTATTAGTTTTATTAGTTTGTTACTGATAGTGGAAGTTATTAGTTAGTGGACACAACTGTTGCCAGCTGTCATATGTATGAGTAGGAGGATTGGATACTCTGTACAGTTGGAATATTCATTTCATTCTTCCGAATTCTGTGTTGCTGCTCTCTCGAACCTTCTTCTCTTATTTCCTCTCTTCTACCTAGGTTTTCTACTCTTCCTCCATTGGAGCTCATCTGAGCTCGATTTTGTTTCGCTCACTCGTGAATTTCTCAGGGTATCAGAGCGGAGGTTCTAATCCTTAGCTCAAAGTCATTTTTAATACAGAAAAATCAAGGTTCGATGCTGTTTTATTTTGAGGTTCAAGGTTAGCCCCAAATATGCGTTTGGTACATAAATCAGGTGATTAAGAGTTCTCTTCGCGCATATATCGACTAGGATCATGGCAATTGAAGAAAGCACGTCAGATTCTACTAATCCGCTACTCGATTCAACCAACCCGCTTTACATGTATCCATTTGAAAGCGCAGGTTCCATGCTCGTACTGGTACCTTTTGATGGATCAGGGTATAGGTCATGGAGACGAGGAATACTTAGGGCTCTTTCTGTGAAAAACAAAGCAGGTTTCATAAATGGGAAGTGTGGGAAACCAGACTCAAAGGATCCCACTTTTGATATTTGGGAGCGATGTGTTATCATAGTGAACTCGTGGATTTTAAATTCTCTTTCACAGGACATGGATTTAGTTTGCAATATGTCTATGATGCTAAGGAGCTCTGGCAGGAGTTGGAAGACATATGTTACCAAACTAATGGGGCAAAATTATATCAACTACAGAAAGAAATTAGTGATTTAAGTCAAGGAGCACTCGATATCACAAGGTACTATACTAAGATAAAAAAGTAAtggaaataagtaaacaatttgAATGCACATGCCCAATGCAAGTGCCTATGAACATGTAGTGCCAAGGTAAATACACAGAAAGCTGAATATGACAGGAGGTTAATTCAATTCCTAATGGGATTGAATGAGGTATACACTATTGTGAGGGGAAGCATCCTGATGATGAACCCCTTGCCTTCCTTGGCACAAGCTTTTGCAATTATCATTCAGGAGGAGAAACAAAGGGAGATGAGACCAAATAATTAGTTGATGATTGATTCCACTGCTTAGAGCGTGAACATCCTAGGAAATAATAATTCCAGAAGTAGCTATGGTCAGCAAGGAAATGGACCTGGAGGGAATTTATACACAAACTATAACCAGTCGAGTAACACTGCGAACAATGGTTTCAGGGGGAGTTATTCCACAAACAGATCTCGACAAGTCTATGATTAGTGCAAGAGGCCAGGACATACCAAGGACAAGTGCTACAACCTTCATGGGTGGACTCCAAgtttaataaaagaaaaatagtggCTGCAAATATATTTGGAGATTATGGTGATAAAGATGCTGGCGTAGAGGATGGGGGAAACCTACAGACCCAAGAAGAGGGACGAATGATGTATAATCTCACCAAAGAACAATAGCTCATCagtattttagaaaatatttagaCTGGAAATGTAGAAGACAACTATGGCATGAGGACAAGAGCTTTAAACTTTGTAGGTATTTCAGCCTTTTCTACTTCTCTTTGCCGTTGCAAtcgttaataaaaatattttaagacAAATGCTGACTCTTGGATACTTGATTCAGGGGCCACAAATCACATGACTTATAATAAATCCATCTTACCCAATATTAAGACCCTAGTTTATCCTTTTCTAATCACATTAccgaatatataaaaggtgaatgtGACACTCGTTGGTGATGCAGTCCTAAGTTCCAAGTTCAGCCTCAAAAGAGTTCTCTTTGTGCCCAGTTTTAAATTCAACCTAAATATCTATCGACTGTTCGACAGTTCAATTTGATTGCTATGTCATCTTTACCAAGTTTTCATGTATTCTTCTGCAGGCCCCTTCACTGAAGAGGCCTATGGAAATTGGTAAGGCTATTGACGACCTATACTATAACACCTCATATCTTTGCAAGCCTGTGACAACTTCTACTAAAGTTCCATCTAGTATCTCTGATAAGAATAATGTGCACCCTCGTTTGTATCATGTTTCCTCTGTTGCATCTAGTTCACCTATTTCATCTTATGCTTGTAATAAGAGTGGTGCCAATTCCCATAAATACTCCACTGTTAATATTTAATTTTCAGGCAGTGAAGAGAATGCTCCAATGTCAAATACATCTACATCTGATAGAAACATGGTTGAACTTTTGTGGCACAATAGATTAGGACATGTACCCTTTGCCAAAATGAAAGGAATCCAAGAGATACCAGCTAAGTTCACACCTAAACAACCTCTCATTTTCCCCATATGCCCAATGGTTAGATATAGTAGACTACCCTTTCCAGAAAGTACTACCTTCACAACCAAATTTTttgaaatattaaatattaatttgTGGGGATCATACCATATTACAACCCATGATAAACACATATATTTCATCATCCTTGTATATTATTATGGTAGATGTACATAGACACATTTACTGAGCTATAAAAACAATGCCTTACAAATCATAAAAGCCTTCTTTGCCATGGTGAAAAATCAATTTAGCACCTCTGTTAAGACTATATGAACAAACAATTGCACTGAATTCACCAGCCTAGAAGCTAACTCTTTCTTTCAATCTTGGGGAGTTATATACCAAAGAACATGTCCATACACACGCAACAAAATGGGGTGGTGTAGAGAAAACATAAGTATCTACTGGAGACAGCAAGGGCATTGTTGTACCAATCAAAACTGCCCCTGCAGTATTGGGGAGAATGCATGCTTACCTCCACTTATACAATAAAAAGATTACCCTCTTCTTCCCTAAAAACAAATGTCCTCTTGAACTGCTCTATAAGAAAAAATCCTGCTATTCTCATCTTTAAAGTTTTGGTTGCTTATGTTTTCCTACAACACTTAAGACTCATAAAGACAAGTTTGAGGCAATATATTTGCCTCATGTATTTGTAGGTTATCCTTTTGGGACAAAGAAATACAAAGTGTTAGTTCTAGTCACAAAAAAGATCCATGTTTTAAGAGATTTAGTATTTCATGAGGATATCTTTCCCTTTGCTTTTCTTTCCAAATAGAACAAGATTTACCCTTCATTTCCACAAGTCAATATAGACTTGGCATCAGATTGCTTTCCTCCCAGAGAAACAATATCTGTCCCAAACTCACCAGACCAATATCAAAATATAGTGTCACCTGAGCCTTCATATAGGAACATGTTATCTTAATCCAACTCCAAGAGAACACACATCCTCAGTGAGCAGTTGTCACTTAACAATTACCAAGAGGCCTCACCACACATTGAAAGTTCAGATAGTACAAATCATCAAGAGCATTAGTTAAGCCCCACAAATATTAGACCTTCTAGGACATACAAAGTTCCTACATACTTAAAGGATTATGGATATTCTCTCCCAAAACTGCATTCTCTACAACATCATTCTTCTCCACACACTGACTTATGTAGCTAATGCATAGTATGTCTCTCTTAATATGTTAAGTTCTGATAGTCAGCAATTGGTAAGAAATATTTTACATGAATATCATATGAAGAAGCAGTTGTAAGCCCTTCATGGCAATCAACCACGGACCATGaatttgaggcattgtatggtaaCAATACATGGAGTCTAGTGCCACTCTCAGCTGGTAAGAGTGCAATAGGGTGCAAGTggatgtataaaataaaatacagggCAGGTGGTAGTGTTGAGAGGTTCAGATCTAGGTTGGTGGTGAAGGGATACACTCAGCAGGCAGGGATAGATTATACAGAGAGATTTTCACCTGTTGTgaaaatgacaattatgagggcacTAGTTTGGATAGTAGTGAAGAAGGGGTGGAAAATCTTCTAGTTAGATGTAAATAATGCCTTTTTTATGGAGATCTACATGAGGAAGTCTACATGGAGGTGCCTTAGGGCCTAGTTGTAGACAAGTCAGGCTTAGTATATAAATTGAACAAGTCCCTATATGGACTCAAGCAAGTAAGCAGACAGTGGTACAAGAAATTGACGACAACCTTGTGTTCTAGAGGATACACACAATAAATGTTGGATTACTCATTGTTTAATAAAAAGAATGGATCCTCAGTGGTGTTTGTGGATGTCTATGTAGATGATGTCATTATAATAGGGACTCATTAGGAAGAGATTGACTCCTTGAAGAGTTTCTTGCATGAGAATTTCACATAAATGATTTGCGAAGGTTGAACTATTTCTTAGTGATGGAAGTACTTTACAAGGAAGATGGAGTGCTAATATCCTAGAGGAAGTTCACTACAAAATATACCAGTCTGTCATCACCCCTTGATCTTTTCACAAAATTAAGGGCAGATAAGAGTCTACTACAGGTTGATCCATCTTATTACATGAAGTTTATAGGGAAGTTGAATTTCCTAAAAAATGCAAGGCTTGGTATATCCTACAGTGTCCAACATCTTAATCAATACATGCAGTCACCTAGGGAAGCCCATTTGAGAGCTGCATACCATGTTATGAGATATTTGAAGAGTGATCCAAGTATGGGCATTTTCCTTTCCAACATTAAGAATTATGGAGTTAAGGCTTTTTGTGACTCAGATTGGGCAGCCTTCCCTGAGTCTATAAAGTCAGCCAGTGGCTAACTATGTTACTTGGAGGCAGTCCTATCAgttggaaatcaaagaaataatctACTATTTCCTTATCATCAGCTGAAGCTGAGTATAGGGCAACTAGACAGGTTGTTAGTGAGTTAGTCTGGTTAGCTAGACTTCTTGAAGAGTTGACTGTTGCCCTAACCTTGCCTATTCCAGTATTTTGCGATAGGCAAGCTGCCTTGCAAATAGAAAAAAATCCAGTGTTCCATTAACGCACGAAACATATAGAATTTGATTGCCACTTTGTTAGAAACAAGCTCTAAGAGGGGTTGATTTCCTTGCATCACATATCCACCAATGAGTAACTCACATATATCTACATAAAGTCACTAACTGGGATCAAACATTAAGATCTACTTGGCATGTTGGCAATAAATTCCTCCCTTccaacttggggggggggggcaatATTGAGATTGGTTATACACACGTGTATTTATCTTTCCTTTACTAGTTGTTAGTTGTTAGTTTTATTAGTTAGTTACTTATAGTGGAAGTTATTAGTAAGTGGACAGAGCTGTTGCCAACTGTCATGTGTATAAGTAGGAGGATTAGATACTCTGTGCAGTTGGAATATTCATTTCATTTTTCCCAATTATATGTTACTGCTCTATCGAACCTTCTTCTCTATTTCGCCTCTTTTACCTAGGTGTTCTGCTCGTCGACCATTGGAGCTCATCTGAGCTCGATTTGTTTTCTCTTACTCGTGAATttttcatggtatcagagcggaaGTTCTAATCCTTAGCTCAATTTCTTTTTTAATCCAGAAAACTCAAGGTTCGGTGCTGTTTTATTTTATGGTTTAAGGTTAGCCCCAAATTTACGTTTAGTACACAAACCGGGTGATTAAGAGTTCTCTTCGCACATGTATCGACTAGGTTCATGGAAATTAAAGAAAGCACATCAGATTCTGCTAATCCGGTACTCGATTCAATTAACCCTCTTTACATGCATCCATCTAAAAGTGCAGGTTCCATGCTCGTACCTGTATCTTTTGATGGATCAGGGTACATGTCATGGAGATGAGGAATACTTAAGGCTCTTTCTGTGAAAAATAAAGCAGGTTTTCATAAATAGGAAGTGTGGGAAACCAGATTCAAAGGATCCCACTTTTGATCTATAGGAGCATTGTGTTAACATAGTGGACTCGTGGATTTTAAATTTCTTTTCGAAAGACTTGGCAGATAGTTTTCAATATGTCAATGATGCTAAGGAGATCCGACAGAGTTGGAAGACAGATATTATCAAACTAATGTGGAAAAGTTATATCTACTATAGAAagaaattagtgatttgagtcaAGGAACACTCGATATCACAGGGTACGATACTAAGATGAAGAAGTTGTGGGAAGAATTAAACACTTTAAAAGCACATGCCCAATGCAAGTGCAGTGCACATGTGGTGCCAAGGAAAATATACAGAAAGTTGAATAGGACAGGAGGTTAATTCAATTCCTAATGGGATTGAACGAGGTATATAGTGTGAGGGGAAACATCCCTATGATGAACCCCTTGCCTTCCTTGGCACAAGATTTTTCCATTGTCATTCAAGAGGAGAAATAAAGGGAGATGAGACCAAATAATCAGTTGTTGATTGATTCCACTGCTTTGAGCGTGAATATGCCAGGAAATAGTAATTTCAGAAGAAGCTATGGTCAGCAAGAAAATGGACCTGGAGGGAATTCCTACACAAATTATAATCAGTCGAGTAACACTGTGAATAATGGTTTCCGGGGGAATTATTTCACAAACAGATCTCGACCAGTCTGTGATTACTGCAAGAGGCCAGGGCACGCCAAGGACATGTTCTACAAGCTTCAAGGCTATACACAAGACTCCAAGTTTAATAAAAGAAAAACAGTGGATGCAACTGTATTTGGAGATTATGGTGATAAAGATGCTGGTGTAGAGGTTGGGGGAAACCTATAGACCTAAGAAGAGGGACGGATGATGCAGAATCTCACCAAAGAGCAATACAACCAGTTCATCAGTATTTTAGAAAATTTTCAGACTGGAAATGCAGAAGAAACTCTGGCATGAAAGCAGGAGCTGTAAACTTTGAAGGTATTTCAGCTTTCTCTACTTCTCTTGACCGTTGCAATCGTTAATATGAATGTTTAAAGCCAAATGATGACTCTTGGATACTTGATTCGTGGGACACAAATCACATGACTTATAAAAAATCCATCTTACCCAACATTAAGACCCTAGTTTATCCTTTTCTAGTCACATTACCTAATATATATAAGTTGAATGTGACACTAGTTGGTGATGCATTCTTGAGTTCCAAGTTCAGCCTCAAAAGAGTTCTCTTTGTGCCTAGTTTGAAATTCAACCTAATATCTATCCACTATCATCTTTACCTAGTTTTCATGTAATCTTATACAGACCCCTTCACTAAAGAGGCCTCTGAAAATTGGTAAGGCTACTGATGGCCTATATTATCACACCTCATATCCCTGCAAGCTTCTGAGAGCTTCTACTCAAGTTCCATCTAGTATCTATGATTAGAATAATGTGCATCCTCGTTTGCATCACATTTCTTCTGTTGCATCTAGTTTACCTGCTTCATCTCATGCTTGTAATAAGAGTGGTGCCAATTCTCATAAATACTCCACGGttgatatttcattttcaagtaGTGGACATAATGCTTCAATATCAATTGCATCTACATTTGATATTAACCTGGTTGGACTTTTGTGGCATAATAGATTAGGACATGTGCCCTTTGCTAAAATGAAAGGAATCCAACATATACCAGCTAAGTTCACACCTAAACAACCTTTCCTTTGCCCAATGGCTAGACAAAGTAGACTACCCTTTCCAGAAAGAACTGCCTTCACAACCAAAATATTTAGAATATTACATATTGATTTGTGGGGATCATACCATATTACAACTCATGATAAATACATATATTTCATCATCCTTGTAGATGATTATAGTAGATGTACATGGACGCATTTACTGAGCTATAAAAGCAATGCCTTACAAATAATAAAAGCCTTCTTTGTCATGGTGAAAAATCAATTTAGCACCTCTGTTAAGACTATATGAACAAACAATTGCATTGAATTCACCAGCCTAGAAGCTACCTCTTTCTTTCAATCTTGGGGAGTTATACACCAAAGAACATAATATCTACTAGAGACAACAAGGGAATTTTTGTACCAATCAAAATCGCCCCTGCAATATTGGGGAGAATACATCCTTACCTCCACTTATACAATAAAGAGATTACCCTCTTCTTCCCTAAAAAACAAATACTCTCTTGAATTGCTCTATAAGAAAAACCCTGCTATTCACATCTTTAAAGTTTTGGTTGCCTATGTTTTCCTACAACACTTAAGACTCATAAAGACAAGTTTGAGGCTATATCTTTGCCTCATGTATTTGTAGGTTATCCTTTTGGGACAAAGAAATACAAAGTGTTAGTTCTAGTCACAAAAAAGATCCATGTTTTAAGAGATTTAGTATTTCATGAGGATATCTTTCCCTTTGCTTTTCTTTCCAAATAGAACAAGATTTACCCTTCATTTTCACAAGTCAATATAGACTTGGCACCAGATTGCTTTCCTCCCAGAGAAACAATATCTGTCCCAAACTCACCAGACCAATATCAAAATATAGTGTCACCTGAGCCTTCATATAGGAACATGTTATCTTAATCCAACTCCAAGAGAACACACATCCTCAGTGAGCAGTTGTCACTTAACAATTACCAAGAGGCCTCACCACACATTGAAAGTTCAGATAGTACAAATCATCAAGAGCATTAGTTAAGCCCCACAAATATTAGACCTTCTAGGACATACAGAGTTCCTACATACTTAAAGGATTATGGATATTCTCTCCCAAAACTGCATTCTCTACAACATCATTCTTCTCCACACACTGACTTATGTAGCTAATGCATAGTATGTCTCTCTTAATATGTTAAGTTCTGATAGTCAACAATTGGTAAGAAATATTTTACATGAATATCATATGAAGAAGCAGTTGTAAGCCCTTCATGGCAATCAACCACGGACCATGaatttgaggcattgtatggtaaCAATACATGGAGTCTAGTGCCACTCTCAGCTGGTAAGAGTGCAATAGGGTGCAAGTggatgtataaaataaaatacagggCAGGTGGTAGTGTTGAAAGGTTCAAATCTAGGTTGGTGGTGAAGGGATACACTCAGAAGGCAGGGATAGATTATACAGAGAGATTTTCACCTGTTGTgaaaatgacaattatgagggcacTAGTTTGGATAGTAGTGAAGAAGGGGTGGAAAATCTTCTAGTTAGATGTAAATAATACCTTTTTTATGGAGATCTACATGAGGAAGTCTACATGGAGGTGCCTTAGGGCCTAGTTGTAGACAAGTCAGGCTTAGTATATAAATTGAACAAGTTCCTATATAGACTCAAGCAAGTAAGCAGACAGTGGTACAAGAAATTGACGACAACCTTGTGTTCTAGAGGATACACACAATAAATGTTGGATTACTCATTGTTTAATAAAAAGAATGGATCCTCAGTGGTGTTTGTGGCTGTCTATGTAGATGATGTCATTATAATAGGGACTCATTAGGAAGAGATTGACTCCTTGAAGAGTTTCTTGCATGAGAATTTCACATAAATGATTTGCGAAGGTTGAACTATTTCTTAGTGATGGAAGTACTTTACAAGGAAGATGGAGTGCTAATATCCTAGAGGAAGTTCACTACAAAATATACCAGTCTGTCATCACCCCTTGATCTTTTCACAAAATTAAGGGCAGATAAGAGTCTACTACAGGTTGATCCATCTTATTACATGAAGTTTATAGGGAAGTTGAATTTCCTAAAAAATGCAAGGCTTGGTATATCCTACAGTGTCCAACATCTTAATCAATACATGCAGTCACCTAGGGAAGCCCATTTGAGAGCTGCATACCATGTTATGAGATATTTGAAGAGTGATCCATGTATGGGCATTTTCCTTTCCAACATTAAGAATTATGGAGTTAAGGCTTTTTGTGACTCAGATTGGGCAGCCTTCCCTGAGTCTATAAAGTCAGTCAGTGGCTAACTATGTTACTTGGAGGCAGTCCTATCAgttggaaatcaaagaaataatctACTATTTCCTTA contains:
- the LOC138908836 gene encoding uncharacterized protein gives rise to the protein MAIEESTSDSTNPLLDSTNPLYMYPFESAGSMLVLVPFDGSGYRSWRRGILRALSVKNKAGHGFSLQYVYDAKELWQELEDICYQTNGAKLYQLQKEISDLSQGALDITSAKVNTQKAEYDRRLIQFLMGLNEVYTIVRGSILMMNPLPSLAQAFAIIIQEEKQREMRPNN